A genome region from Arthrobacter sp. V1I9 includes the following:
- a CDS encoding aspartate/glutamate racemase family protein translates to MRILVANVNTTASMTDSIAAQARSIAAPGTEIVGITPRFGADSCEGNFESYLAAIAVMDAVTRYPEPFDAVIQAGYGEHGREGLQELLDVPVVDITEAAASTAMFLGHKYSVVTTLDRTVPLIEDRLKLAGLDARCASVRASGMAVLELEEDPERAVEAIIGQAMLAVSQDKAEVIVLGCGGMAGLDEQIRQRAGVPVVDGVASAVAIAESLVRMRLSTSKVRTYAAPRPKTVVGWPLNNTGVPAAL, encoded by the coding sequence ATGCGCATACTCGTAGCGAACGTCAACACCACCGCGTCCATGACGGACTCCATCGCCGCCCAGGCCCGCAGCATCGCTGCTCCCGGTACGGAAATCGTCGGGATAACGCCGCGGTTCGGCGCCGACTCCTGTGAAGGAAACTTTGAAAGCTACCTGGCGGCCATCGCCGTGATGGACGCCGTGACCCGTTACCCGGAACCGTTCGACGCCGTGATCCAGGCAGGATACGGCGAGCATGGACGCGAGGGGCTGCAGGAGTTGCTGGACGTTCCGGTGGTGGACATCACCGAGGCAGCGGCCAGCACCGCCATGTTCCTGGGCCACAAGTACTCGGTGGTCACCACCTTGGACCGGACCGTCCCGCTCATCGAGGACCGGCTCAAGCTTGCCGGCCTGGACGCACGTTGTGCGTCGGTCCGGGCCAGCGGCATGGCCGTCCTGGAACTTGAGGAGGATCCTGAGCGTGCGGTGGAAGCCATCATCGGCCAGGCGATGCTGGCCGTATCCCAGGACAAAGCTGAGGTGATTGTGCTTGGCTGTGGCGGCATGGCCGGCCTTGATGAGCAGATCCGGCAGCGTGCGGGCGTCCCGGTGGTGGACGGGGTTGCGTCTGCCGTGGCCATCGCCGAATCCCTGGTCCGCATGCGGCTGTCCACCTCCAAAGTCCGGACCTACGCTGCGCCGCGGCCCAAGACCGTCGTAGGCTG
- a CDS encoding NCS1 family nucleobase:cation symporter-1, with translation MQTPPPVGVDAATDLTAPSVTAAHPSLSVDALCESASAASGQAISPTLYNVDLAPTKRAGRSWSGYSIFTLWANDVHSLGNYAFAIGLFALGLGGWQILMALGIGAALLFGLLNLSGFMGVKTGVPFPVMSRISFGIRGAQIAALLRGAVAIAWFGIQTYLASVVFRVMIVAMFPPLAAMDKDSVLGLSTLGWIAFIILWVVQLVIVSFGMEMIRKYEAFAGPVILATMAAIAVWIFIEAGGAIAWSSNNALEGPEMWLTIFAGGSLWVSIYGTFVLNFCDFTRSAVSKKAVVRGNFWGIPINMLVFGAIVVVMAGGQFKINGTIIESPSDIVQTIPNTVFLVLACLALLILTIAVNLMANFVAPVYALTNLFPRKLNFRKAAIVSAVIGLVILPWNLYNNPVVIVYFLGGLGALLGPLFGVVMADYWLIRRGKVNVPELYTASPAGAYYYRNGVNPRAIVAMVPAAVVALLIAFVPGLAAAAPFAWFFAAGIAAVVYFFIADRSQRLEDRDGEAIAVASTH, from the coding sequence ATGCAGACCCCTCCACCGGTCGGTGTTGACGCGGCAACAGATCTGACAGCGCCGTCAGTTACCGCCGCCCACCCGTCCCTGAGCGTTGACGCCCTGTGCGAATCGGCAAGCGCCGCATCTGGCCAGGCCATCAGCCCCACCCTTTATAACGTAGATCTCGCACCCACCAAGCGGGCCGGGCGCAGCTGGTCCGGTTACAGCATCTTCACCCTGTGGGCCAACGACGTGCACAGCCTGGGCAATTACGCCTTTGCCATCGGGCTCTTTGCCTTGGGCCTGGGTGGATGGCAGATCCTGATGGCCCTCGGAATCGGTGCAGCATTGCTGTTCGGCCTCCTCAACCTCTCCGGCTTCATGGGCGTGAAGACCGGTGTTCCCTTTCCGGTGATGAGCCGGATCAGCTTCGGAATCAGGGGCGCGCAGATCGCCGCCCTCCTGCGCGGAGCGGTGGCTATCGCCTGGTTCGGCATCCAGACCTACCTTGCGTCCGTCGTCTTCCGCGTCATGATCGTGGCAATGTTTCCGCCCCTTGCCGCCATGGATAAGGACTCCGTCCTCGGACTGTCCACGCTGGGCTGGATCGCGTTCATCATCCTCTGGGTCGTCCAGTTGGTGATTGTCAGCTTCGGCATGGAGATGATCCGCAAATACGAGGCGTTTGCGGGCCCGGTCATCCTGGCCACCATGGCAGCCATCGCTGTCTGGATCTTCATCGAGGCCGGCGGCGCCATCGCCTGGTCCTCCAACAACGCCCTGGAAGGGCCCGAAATGTGGCTCACCATCTTCGCCGGCGGCTCACTGTGGGTCTCCATCTATGGCACCTTCGTCCTGAACTTTTGCGACTTCACCCGCTCAGCGGTATCCAAAAAGGCAGTGGTTCGGGGCAACTTCTGGGGCATCCCCATCAACATGCTGGTCTTCGGCGCCATCGTCGTCGTGATGGCCGGAGGGCAGTTCAAGATCAACGGCACCATCATCGAAAGTCCCTCGGACATTGTCCAGACCATTCCCAATACAGTTTTCCTGGTGCTGGCCTGCCTCGCCCTGCTGATCCTCACCATCGCGGTCAACCTCATGGCCAACTTCGTGGCGCCCGTCTATGCCCTGACCAACCTGTTTCCCCGGAAACTGAACTTCCGTAAAGCGGCCATTGTCAGCGCCGTCATCGGCCTGGTCATCCTGCCCTGGAACCTCTACAACAACCCCGTGGTCATTGTGTACTTCCTAGGCGGCCTCGGCGCGCTGCTCGGCCCGCTGTTCGGCGTGGTTATGGCGGACTACTGGCTGATCCGCCGCGGCAAGGTCAACGTTCCCGAGCTGTACACCGCCTCCCCGGCCGGAGCCTATTACTACAGGAACGGCGTCAACCCGCGGGCGATCGTCGCCATGGTGCCGGCCGCCGTCGTCGCTCTCCTCATTGCCTTCGTCCCGGGGCTGGCAGCAGCGGCACCCTTCGCATGGTTCTTCGCGGCAGGGATCGCCGCCGTGGTGTATTTCTTCATCGCGGACCGCTCGCAGCGGCTGGAAGACCGCGACGGCGAGGCCATCGCCGTCGCCAGCACCCACTGA